The DNA window CGCTGATCGGGTTTGCACTCGCCGGCATCGCCCTGGGACGCCGGCGTCCCGGAACGAGTCAGCCGTCGTGAGGCCGTTGGCCCCGCAGAGGCTCTGGGCAGCATCGCTCGTCGCGGTGGCGCTCTGCGCGACCGCCGCGTCAGCCGCCACGATTGCGATCGCGACCGACCAACCGACCTACGCGATCGGTGACACGATCATCGTGACGGTCGAAACCTTCGTCGATTGGGGTGAGTCGTCGCCGAACGCACTCGTATCGCTGGGATACGACCCCGCTCTCGCTGGGCAACAGGCAGTCGTCGTGCAGGGCTCTTACCAGATCACCTCCTTCGGCGGCTCGGCCGGATGGACCGCTGGCGCGCTCCAGGGCCAGTGCGACCAGCCCGGGCTGTGCCGACTCATCGACCAGCTCGCTCCGAGTCCGACCGGTGCAGCGGTGGGCCCGGGCTTGTTGCAGCAACTCGTGGTCGAGCTCTCCGCCGACCAGGCAGGCCATCTGGCTTTCTCCTTTCCCAACCTCACCTTCTTCGGTGCCGCCGCCCCGTCCCTGTCCGTCCAGATCGTCCCCGAACCCAGCACCCTCGCGCTGATCGGGTTCGCGCTCACCGGCCTCGTTCTTGGAAGGAGGCAACGGCGCTGAGCGAGCGCGGCCGCTCGCCGCGCTGGAGCGGCCGCATCACCGATCTCTTCGGAGCCGACCTCCGATCGTTGGCGCTCCTGCGCGTCGGCATCGCCCTGACCCTGCTGCTCGACCTCGCGCTCCGCGCACGATCCCTGCGCGCGCACTACACGGACTTTGGCGTGTTGCCCCGGGCGACCACGCTCGCCGACGGCAGCCCCGCCGTGTTCTTTCTGCCCTCGCTGCATTCGCTGAGCGGTGACTGGCCGTTGCAGGCGGTGCTCTTCACGGTCGCAGGTGGGTGCGCGGTCTTCCTGGCCCTCGGGCGCTTCACCCGCACGGCAACCATGGCTTCGTGGCTGCTGCTCGTCTCGCTGCACCATCGCAACCCGATGGTCACCCACGGCGACGACACGCTTCTGGCCTGCGTTCTCTTCTTCGGCATGTTGCTGCCCTGGGGTGCGCGGTACTCCCTCGATGCGCGGTCTGTTCCGGCGCGGCAGACCGAGCGGTCGGGGACGGCACCGACGCGCTTCCTTTCCTTCGCTACCGCCGGCTACGCAGTGCAGGTGGCCCTCGTCTACCTCTTCAGTGCGCTCCTGAAGACCGGACCCGAGTGGTGGAGCGAAGGGAGTGCCGTCGCCTATGCGCTGTCTTCGGGGAACGCCTATGCGTGGGTCGCAGTGGCGCAGGACTTCCCCGGCCTCCTCGCGCTCTTGAGCCGTGGCGTGATGGCGCTCGAGTTCGCGGCGCCGCTGCTGCTCTTCTCCCCGATCTGGACGGCACCGCTGCGCATGGTCGGGATCGTGGGCATCGTGGCCTTCCACCTGGGGATCGCCTCGACTCTGGCCCTCGGGATCTTTCCAGTGGTGGGCATCGTCACCACGCTCGGCCTGATCCCCTCGGTGTGCTGGACCTGGCTCGGCGTCGATCGAGGAGCCACCGAAGCACCAACGCAGCTCGAGGACTCCTTCCCCGGGCGCCTGCGCAACGGGGTCGCGCTGGGCGCGTTGGCGTTGATCGTCGGCTGGAACCTGACGACCTTGCCTCGTGCCCCCTTCGCGTTCTCGCCGGGGATCGTGAAGCTCGGCGCCTGGCTGCGCCTCGGCCAATCCTGGTCGATGTTCGCGCCCGGACCGTCGCGCGAGAGCGGCTGGCACGTCGTGGCGGGGAGGCTCGACGACGGGTCCACGGTCGACGTGCTTCGTGGCGGCGAACGCGTCGACTGGGCGCGACCACCGCGCATCGCGACCGTCTACCCGAGCTTTCGATGGTACGAGTACCTGGCCCGCACCACGGGACCCGAAGCCGGCACGCACCAGGAGCTATACGCCGCGTACCTGTGTCGCGCCTGGAACGAGACGCAGCCGGAGACGAGGCACCTGCGCACCCTCGAACTCGTCTACCTGTGGAGCGACATCCGGCCGGGCGCACCCCTCGACCGCCCGGAGCGGAGGACGCTGCGGATCCACCGCTGCCGCCCTGCCCTACCCGTGAACGCCGGCGTGTAGACTCGGGCGATGGAGCGCGCTGCCCTCGTCGTTCTCGCCCTCGTCGCTCAGTTCATCACGGGCTGCGCCTACTCGATGATCGTCGACGGACACATCGACGAGACCCAGTTCCAGGAGCTCACGCGCCGCACGGCCGAGGCCCGCGGACTCCCGATCCCCGACGACGTGCCGGCCCGCTCGGTGCGCAAGGCCGAGATTCCCGCCCTGCTCGAGCGTCTGGTCCGCGAGGAGTACACCCCCGAGGAGCTCGCCGACATCGAGGACAAGCTGATCGCGATGGGCCTCTGGTCGCCCCAGCACGACTACGTGGAAGTGATCACCCAGTTCAGTGGCGATACGCTCGCGGGCCTCTACATCCCGGACGAAGCGACACTCTACGTCGTCGAAGACGTCGAGATTCCCTTCTCGGTCCGGCTCGTCTCTGCGATAGCGCGGCGGGATCTCATGCGCGAGTTCACCCTGGCCCACGAGATCATCCACCTCCTCCAGCATCGCGCCTATCCGGATCTCTTCGAGAAGACGAAGACGCGCCAGCAGGCGGACGCGGTGGGCAGCCTCCAGACCGCTATCGAGGGCGATGCGACGCGCTACGGCTTCGTCGCCGTGCTGCCACCGGGGGCCGCCCTCCCCGATCCGGATGCGTTCCGCGAGGAGCTCGAAGCGGAGAACGCAGCGGCGGGCGAGGAGGATCACTCGGGCTCTCCGGCGGTGATCCGACTGACCCTCGCCTTCCCCTACTCCTACGGATACGGACTCTCGCTTGCCGAAGGCAGTGCCCTGCTCACGTCACCACCCGCCTCGACGGAGCAGATCCTTCACCCCGAACAGCGCAACGCCGACTTCTGGGCGATCGATCTCGCGCCCCTCGAGGCGGCGCTCGACGACGCTTGTCGGAGCCTGGGACAGGAGAGCCTCGGTGAGCTGGGCCTCTCGGTCCTGTTCCGCGACCTCGCCGACCCGGAGGCCAGCGGCGGCCCGGAGCTCTCGGAGGTCTGGGAAGGATGGGACGGCGATCGCTACCTCGTCGCCGACTGTGCGGGCCAACGCGAACTCTTCTGGTGGACCGAGTGGGACTCGATCGGCGACGCCGAGGAGTTCGCCGCCGCCTACACGGCGATCGCTCCCGCGGTGCAGGCGCGCGCCGAGATGGACGCTCCTCCCGAGGCCCGGGTCGATGGGCGTCGGGTGCTGGTGACGACCCGCGGCTTCCGCAGCGCGCGCAGCGCTCCCGAAGAGGCGGCACGGCGCGCGCGCGTCGCGACCCTCGACGCGCTGTTCGCCCACTTCGGCCTGGAGAGCGCCGCCGCCACCGACTCGGCCTCGCGCTAGCCGAGTCGTTCGCGCAAGGCCTCCGCCCGCCGGAGCAGGGGCGTCTCGAAGCCATCCTCGAAGGACGCGTAGACCGGCTCGAGGAAGGCGCGGGCTTCCGCGCGCTTCTGGTTCGACTCGAGTGCGAAATCGGCGTAGGTCACCGCCGCATCGAGCTCCAGCCAGATCGCTCCGCTTCCTTTCCACATGCCGAGGGCCCGCTCGAGGTCGGTGAACGCCTCGTCCCGCGCGCCGACCACCCAGTGCGCGCGCGCCCGCGACAAGAGCGACTGGGGAAAGTAGCTGAACTCCTTCGTGCGCTTGCACAGACTCCGACACTTCGCGACGCGCTCGAAGGCGCGCTCCGGGTTCCCGGCCTCGGTCTCGGCATCGGCTGCCATCAGGTAGTACTTCGGCAGGCCCCCCACGACGCCCGCGTCCTCCGCGTAGCGCAGCGCCGCATCGAACGCGCCCAGGCCGTCGGCGTCGCCGAGCTTCGTGCGTGCCCAGGCATCGAGAGCGAGGCCCGACGCCTCGAGGAACTCGAAACCCCGATCGGCGGTCGCTTCGAGCACCTGCTTCGCGGCCTCTGCAACCCGGGGTGCGTCCTCGAGGTAGGAGAAGGTCGCGCCACCGTTGCCGAGCACGATCGCGATCGTGCGCGGGTGCCCCAGCGCGAGTGCGCGCTCGATCGACGCCTCCGCCACCTGGAGGCCCTGGGTCGGGCGCCCCGAGAGCACCAGTGAGATCGCGTAGACCGCCTGCATCCCCGACTTTGCGTCGGCGTCCATCGCCGCGATCGGCGGCGGCGGATCGATCTCGTCGGCCAAGGCGATCGCCTGTTCGAAGTCGCGGCACGCGACCGGGAGAGGCGCCGTGGTGGGGCCACTGAAGGCGCGATTCATCCGCCCGGCCAGTAGCAGGGGCCCGCGCTCGATCGGCTCGATGATCTCGATCAGCTGATCGGCGTAGTCACGAGCGCGCGCCAGGAGCCCGGCGTTGCTGTAGTGCATCATCAGGCCGTGGACGATCGGGATCTTCGCCGGCCCGGTATCGAACGTGTCACTGAGCGCCTCGCAACGCGCGATCGAGTCCAGGACCTCCGCAGCCTCGAAACCGTCGAGGCCCGTCATCGGCACACACTGGCCCAGCCGCAGGGCAACCTCCTTGGCCCGGTGTTCGATCAGCGAGTCGGGATCCTCGGGCGGGCGCTCCCCGTGCAGCTCGAGGGAACGCGCGTAGTAGTCGCGTGATTCCTGGTTCGCGTGACGCGAGAGAGCCACCTCGCCCGCCTGCTGGAAGTAGTCGACGGCCTCTGCGGTGAGCCCTCCCTCGGCGCAGTGGTGCGCCACCACCTCGGGAGCGGACGCGATGCGCTGGGGAAAGCGTTGCTCGTAGGCCTGGCTGGTCCGGGCGTGCAGCTCGGTGCGACGTTTCTTCAGCTGCGACTCGTAGGCTGTATCCTGTAGGAGCCGATGCCGGAAGGTGTAGGTGGCCTCGGGAGGCGTCCCCCGTTGCACCAGGATCTCGGCGTCGACGAGTTGACGCAGCCCCGCCTGCAGCTCGCCCTCGTCGAGGTCGGCGACGGCGGCGATCAGATCGAAGGGAAAGCTCCGTCCGAGGGTCGCGCCCAGCTGCGCCACCTGCTTCGCCGCGCGAATGCGATCGAGGCGCGCCATCAAGGATCCCTGCAGCGTGGAGGGGATCGAGAGATCCGAGACCTTGCCCTGCAGTTCGAGGCGCCCGTCTCGCTCGACCAGCCGCTCGGATTCGACGACGGCCTTCGTCAGCTCGACCGCGTAGAGCGGCACGCCATCCGCGCGCTCGGCGATCTGCCCGACCAGCTCGTCGGGCAGTACCCGACCCGCGCCGACGACCCCGGAGACGAGGGCACGCGTGGCCTGGGCGTCGAGGCGCTCGAGGGCGATCGCACTGACGTCTTCGCCTTCCGGCCAGGGCGATGCGAATTCCTCGCGGAAGGTCAGGAGCAGCAGCAGCCGCGAAGACGGAGCCTGATCGGCGAGATCCGAGAGGAAAGCAAGCGTCGACGGGTCGGCCCAGTGGAGGTCTTCGCCGATCAGGAGCAGCGGTTCCCGTTCGGCCAGGAGCCGAATCGGAGCCACGAGCGCGCGTAGCGAGCGCTCGCGCTGCAGCTCGGGGCTCATGTGCTCGAGCGGATAGCGCTCGGATTCGGGGAGCCCCAGGAGGGAAGCCACGAACGGCAGGATCTCGGCGCACCGCTCGGGGGCGAGTTCGACGAGCGCCTGCTCGAGCTTCGCCAGACGCGCGTCCGGCGCCTCGTCCTCTTCGAAGCCCAGCACGTGCTCCACCATCTCGAGGATCGGCTTGAAGGCGTTCCCCGCCGTGTAGGGCGTGCACTCGAACTCGAGGACCCGGTGCGGGGTGTCGGGGAGCCCGCGTCGCAAACCCTGCAGCACGCGCGACTTCCCGATGCCAGCCTCGCCCGAGACGGTGGCCACGTGCCCACGCCCTTCGAGCACGCGGTGCCAACAGTCGTGGAGTCGGGCGAGCTCGGCTTCTCGCCCCGACACGCCGGTGATGTCCCGCGGATCGACGGCACCCGGCGCCGAGCGCACCACCCGTTCGATCCCGTAGACGCGAATCGGCTCGCTCACACCCTTCAGCGGCGGCGTGCCGAGATCGCGCGATTCGACCGAGCCTTCTACCAGGCGCAGGGTCGCCTCGCTCACCAGCACCTGGCCCAGCTCGGCCAGCCCCTCGAGGCGCGACGCAATGATGATGGTGTCGCCCAGGGCGAGGGTCTCTCGACGTCCGCTCGTCCCACCGAGGGCCGAGATCACGACCGGTCCCGTGTGGATCCCGATGCGCGCCTGCACGAGATCTTCGTCCCGCGCGGCACGCTCCTCGTTCCACTTCGCGAGCTCGGCCTGGATCGCCAGCCCGGCCCGGACGGCGCGCTGGGCGTCGTCTTCGTGGGCGCGCGGGTAGCCGAAGTACACGAGCACGCCGTCGCCCAGGAGCTGGGCCACGTGGCCGTCGAAGCGCGCCACCATCTGGGCGCAGGTCTGCTGGTAGGTGCGCAGGATCTCGCGCAGCTCTTCCGGGTCGACGCGCTGGGCGAGCTCGGTGGAGCCTGCGAGATCGCAGAACATCGCGGTGATCTGGCGGCGCTCGGCCTCCCCGTCCCGGTCCTGGGGCGTGGCCGTGGGAACCGGGTCCCCCGCGACCGCCGTCCCGCACTGGGAGCAGAACTTCGCGGTGGCGGAGAGCGGGGCCTCACAAGAGGGGCAGCGAGGCGCGATCGGTGTGCCGCATTCCTCGCAGAAGCGCGCACCTGCCCGGATCTCGTGCTGGCAGTGCTCGCAACGCACCCTCGTGTCTCCTTCTCCCAACGACGCGTGTGCGCAGAAACAGACTACTGGAAAACACGGTCCAGCGTCGA is part of the Myxococcota bacterium genome and encodes:
- a CDS encoding PEP-CTERM sorting domain-containing protein (PEP-CTERM proteins occur, often in large numbers, in the proteomes of bacteria that also encode an exosortase, a predicted intramembrane cysteine proteinase. The presence of a PEP-CTERM domain at a protein's C-terminus predicts cleavage within the sorting domain, followed by covalent anchoring to some some component of the (usually Gram-negative) cell surface. Many PEP-CTERM proteins exhibit an unusual sequence composition that includes large numbers of potential glycosylation sites. Expression of one such protein has been shown restore the ability of a bacterium to form floc, a type of biofilm.) → MRPLAPQRLWAASLVAVALCATAASAATIAIATDQPTYAIGDTIIVTVETFVDWGESSPNALVSLGYDPALAGQQAVVVQGSYQITSFGGSAGWTAGALQGQCDQPGLCRLIDQLAPSPTGAAVGPGLLQQLVVELSADQAGHLAFSFPNLTFFGAAAPSLSVQIVPEPSTLALIGFALTGLVLGRRQRR
- a CDS encoding HTTM domain-containing protein → MALLRVGIALTLLLDLALRARSLRAHYTDFGVLPRATTLADGSPAVFFLPSLHSLSGDWPLQAVLFTVAGGCAVFLALGRFTRTATMASWLLLVSLHHRNPMVTHGDDTLLACVLFFGMLLPWGARYSLDARSVPARQTERSGTAPTRFLSFATAGYAVQVALVYLFSALLKTGPEWWSEGSAVAYALSSGNAYAWVAVAQDFPGLLALLSRGVMALEFAAPLLLFSPIWTAPLRMVGIVGIVAFHLGIASTLALGIFPVVGIVTTLGLIPSVCWTWLGVDRGATEAPTQLEDSFPGRLRNGVALGALALIVGWNLTTLPRAPFAFSPGIVKLGAWLRLGQSWSMFAPGPSRESGWHVVAGRLDDGSTVDVLRGGERVDWARPPRIATVYPSFRWYEYLARTTGPEAGTHQELYAAYLCRAWNETQPETRHLRTLELVYLWSDIRPGAPLDRPERRTLRIHRCRPALPVNAGV
- a CDS encoding adenylate/guanylate cyclase domain-containing protein, encoding MRCEHCQHEIRAGARFCEECGTPIAPRCPSCEAPLSATAKFCSQCGTAVAGDPVPTATPQDRDGEAERRQITAMFCDLAGSTELAQRVDPEELREILRTYQQTCAQMVARFDGHVAQLLGDGVLVYFGYPRAHEDDAQRAVRAGLAIQAELAKWNEERAARDEDLVQARIGIHTGPVVISALGGTSGRRETLALGDTIIIASRLEGLAELGQVLVSEATLRLVEGSVESRDLGTPPLKGVSEPIRVYGIERVVRSAPGAVDPRDITGVSGREAELARLHDCWHRVLEGRGHVATVSGEAGIGKSRVLQGLRRGLPDTPHRVLEFECTPYTAGNAFKPILEMVEHVLGFEEDEAPDARLAKLEQALVELAPERCAEILPFVASLLGLPESERYPLEHMSPELQRERSLRALVAPIRLLAEREPLLLIGEDLHWADPSTLAFLSDLADQAPSSRLLLLLTFREEFASPWPEGEDVSAIALERLDAQATRALVSGVVGAGRVLPDELVGQIAERADGVPLYAVELTKAVVESERLVERDGRLELQGKVSDLSIPSTLQGSLMARLDRIRAAKQVAQLGATLGRSFPFDLIAAVADLDEGELQAGLRQLVDAEILVQRGTPPEATYTFRHRLLQDTAYESQLKKRRTELHARTSQAYEQRFPQRIASAPEVVAHHCAEGGLTAEAVDYFQQAGEVALSRHANQESRDYYARSLELHGERPPEDPDSLIEHRAKEVALRLGQCVPMTGLDGFEAAEVLDSIARCEALSDTFDTGPAKIPIVHGLMMHYSNAGLLARARDYADQLIEIIEPIERGPLLLAGRMNRAFSGPTTAPLPVACRDFEQAIALADEIDPPPPIAAMDADAKSGMQAVYAISLVLSGRPTQGLQVAEASIERALALGHPRTIAIVLGNGGATFSYLEDAPRVAEAAKQVLEATADRGFEFLEASGLALDAWARTKLGDADGLGAFDAALRYAEDAGVVGGLPKYYLMAADAETEAGNPERAFERVAKCRSLCKRTKEFSYFPQSLLSRARAHWVVGARDEAFTDLERALGMWKGSGAIWLELDAAVTYADFALESNQKRAEARAFLEPVYASFEDGFETPLLRRAEALRERLG